The Elaeis guineensis isolate ETL-2024a chromosome 14, EG11, whole genome shotgun sequence genome has a segment encoding these proteins:
- the LOC105057234 gene encoding uncharacterized protein, with protein sequence MVMEALVCRKLGDPTVPLSDATPISVSRSHPVPELTSPTAVRIRVRATSLNYANYLQILGKYQEKPPLPFIPGSDYSGVVDSVGDRVSRFKVGDKVCSFASLGSFAEFIVAEEKDLLLVPDGCDLVAAGALPVAFGTSHVALVHRAQLKPGQVLLVLGAAGGVGLSAVQIGKVCGAVVIAVARGEPKVRFLQSMGVDHVVDLGKGNVIESVKHFLKARGLKGVDVLYDPVGGKLTKESMKLLNWGAQILVIGFASGEVPVIPANIALVKNWTVHGLYWGSYNIHQPHVLKDSLMQLLSWLSKGLITIQISHTYSLSEANLAFTAIKERKAIGKVMVVIGNSSAGRSKL encoded by the exons ATGGTCATGGAGGCTCTTGTCTGCCGGAAGCTCGGAGACCCGACCGTCCCGCTCTCCGATGCCACCCCGATCTCCGTCTCGAGATCCCACCCTGTCCCCGAGCTCACCTCCCCGACCGCCGTGAGGATTCGGGTCCGGGCGACGAGCCTCAACTACGCCAACTACCTCCAGATCCTCGGGAAGTACCAGGAGAAACCCCCACTCCCCTTCATCCCAGGATCCGACTACTCCGGTGTCGTCGATTCCGTCGGAGATCGCGTCTCCAGGTTCAAGGTTGGCGATAAAGTTTGTTCCTTTGCCTCCCTCGGGTCTTTCGCCGAGTTCATTGTGGCCGAGGAGAAGGATTT ATTGTTAGTGCCTGATGGATGTGACCTGGTTGCGGCCGGTGCTCTACCTGTTGCTTTTGGTACTTCACATGTAGCTCTTGTGCATAGGGCACAACTGAAACCTGGTCAG GTATTGCTTGTTCTTGGTGCAGCTGGTGGTGTTGGACTCTCAGCTGTACAGATAGGAAAAGTTTGTGGTGCAGTGGTTATTGCTGTTGCTAG GGGAGAACCAAAGGTTCGTTTTCTCCAATCAATGGGTGTTGATCATGTTGTTGACTTGGGCAAGGGTAATGTTATAGAAAGTGTAAAGCATTTCCTCAAGGCAAGAGGTCTAAAGGGTGTTGATGTCCTATATGACCCAGTTGGGGGCAAACTTACAAAGGAAAGCATGAAGCTTCTAAACTGGGGAGCACAAATTCTGGTCATTGGATTTGCAAGTGGTGAAGTTCCAGTTATCCCAGCTAATATTGCTCTTGTTAAG AACTGGACGGTTCATGGACTCTATTGGGGTAGCTACAACATACATCAACCCCATGTTCTTAAAGACTCTCTCATGCAACTGCTCTCCTGGCTATCGAAGGGCCTGATAACGATCCAGATCTCTCATACCTATAGTCTGTCAGAG GCTAATCTTGCTTTCACTGCTATCAAAGAAAGAAAGGCCATTGGTAAAGTGATGGTCGTCATCGGGAACTCCTCTGCAGGAAGATCAAAACTTTGA